Within Candidatus Palauibacter polyketidifaciens, the genomic segment TGGCGACGGAGAGGATCGCGCCGATGGGGTTGGCGATCCCCCGCCCCGCGATGTCGGGCGCCGCGCCGTGGACCGGCTCATAGAGACCGGTGTCGCCGCCCACGCTCGCCGACGGCAGCATGCCCAGGCTCCCGACGAGCACGGCCGCCTCGTCGCTCAGGATGTCGCCGAACATGTTGCTGGTCAGCAGGACATCGAACTGCCGCGGGTCTTGGATCAACTGCATCGCGCAATTGTCCACGAGCATGCTGGAGAACTCGACGTCCGGATAATCGCGGGCGACCTCCTCGGCGATCCGGCGCCAGAAGATCGACGACTCCAGGACATTCGCCTTGTCGATCGACGTCACTTTCCTCCGCCGCGTGCGCGCTAATTCGAACGCCGACACGGAGATCCGCCGGACCTCCTCCTCTGCGTAGGTCTCGGTGTCGAAGGCGACGCCGTCCTCGATGCCGCGTGGACGCCCGTAGTAGATGCCGCCGAGCAGTTCGCGGACGACGACGAGGTCCACGCCGCGGACGCGCTCGGGACGGAGAGGGGACCGGCCCACGAGCGCCTCGGGCACGGAGACGGGGCGGATGTTCGCATGGTTTCCAAGCAGGCGCCGCAGATCCAGCAGCCCCCGGGAGGCGTCGACCTCCGTCCCATCCACCGAGCGCACCGCGAGTCCAACGGCTCCGACGAGGACGGCGTCGACCTCAACGGCGAGCGCGCGGGTTTCCTCCGGCAAGGGATCCCCGAACCGCTCGAGCGCGCCGTCACCGATCGGGGCTTCGATGATGTCGAACCGGTGGCCGTAGATCCCGCCGACGGCTTCCAGCACGCGCCGCGCCTCGAGAAGGACTTCGGGGCCGATCCCATCGCCGGGCAGGAAAAGGATGCGTCCGTCCATGCCGCTGGAGGCGCTAGCCGAAGCCTCCGCCGAATCGCTCGACGAACGTGCGCTCGCGGTCGGTGAGTGCGGACCATCCCGCGGCCTTGAGCTTGTCGGCGATGCGCTCGTACTCGGCCCGGTTCACGGGATGAAGGGCGCCCGGCTCGATGCGCCCCCACTTCACGTTCAACTCCCGCTCTCCCATGCGGACGCCGGGACTCTCGGCCTTCTTGCGAAACTGCGCCGCCGCGGAGCGCGTGGCCCGCAGCCTCAGAAAGAGCCAGCCGCCGAGGAAGCCGCCCAGGTGCGCGAAGTGCGCCACGCCCCCGCCGGCGCCGCCCAGCCCCAGCCACAGCGAGAGGACCGTCAACCCGATCACGAGGTGGCGCACCTGCACCGGGACGACCATCCAGAGCAGCACGCGGTCGCGGGGCCAGTATTTCGCGTAGCCGAAGAGCACGCCGTAGACGGCCGCCGATGCGCCGACCATCGGCACGTGGAGACCGCCCTGCGACATCGCGAGCAGGGTCCACAGGATGTGAACCAGGGCCCCCGCGAACCCCGCGGTGAGATAGAGCTTGAGAAAGCTCTTCGATCCCAGGAGCATCTCGAGCTTCCGCCCGAAGAAGAAGAGCGCGAGCATGTTGAAGAGGATGTGGGACAGGCCGCCCAGGTCGTGCAGGAACTGGTAGGTGAGCAGCGTCCAGGGTTTGGTCAGGACCTGTGCGGGGACGAGCCACAGCTCCCGGAACAGGGCCGGATTGCCGCGCGTGAGCACGTACATGAGGATGTTGACGAGCAGCAACTGGCCGACGACCCGGGTCATGCGTGCGTCCCCTCCGTCATCTTCGCCGTCATCTCGTCGGTCATCTTCGTGAACTGGCCGGCGAGCGCGGGACCGACCCCGGCATCTTCGTGCTTGAAGAAGGCGTAGATCCGGTCCCATCCGGAGGCGCGCAGTCGCTCGGCCCAGGCCTCCAGCTCTTCCGTCGAGTACGCGCTTCGGCGCAGCCGGAGGTAGGTCCAATCCGCCGTCTCGACGAGCGGCGCGTCGTCCCCATCATCCGTTTCGGCGAGGCAAAGGGCGGAGTTCCGGGCCCGGAGGATGTCGAACACCGCCTCGTCGAACCACGAGGCGTGCCGGAACTCGAAGGCGGAGGTACCGGGGTTCGGAAGCTGGTCCACGAAACGCGCGAGCCGTTCATCGTCCCGCTTGAAGTTGGGCGGAAGCTGGTAAAGGATGACGCCCGCGCGATCCGCCATCACCGACGCCGTCTGCACGAGATACTCCGTTTCCTCCTCCGCGTTCTGCAACCGCTTGAAGTGCGTGATGCGGCGCGAAGCCTTGAGCGCGAAGCGGAATCCATCGGGCACCGCGTCCGCCCAGTTCTCGAGCACGCTCTCGCGCGGCATGCGGTAGAAGGTGTTGTTGATCTCGACGGCCCGAAGCCGGCGGCCGTAGAAGGACAACATCTCCTTGTTGGGGAGATCCTCCGGGTAGAAGCTGCCCTTCCACGCGGGGTAGCTGTAGCCGCTCGTGCCGATCCAGACCTGCATGGGCCGGATGATACGGTCCTGCCGTCGGCGGGCCAACGCACCCGGGAGGCGCCCGCATGGTACATTGGCCGCCGGCTGTTTCCAGTGGCGAAGCGACTTGCGAGAAACGAGGGAACGGATCGTGCCGAGCGGGACGCCCGCCGCCGGCCTCGTGCGCGTCACGCTGCCCGCCGCGCTGACGGAGTTCACGGGCGGGCGCTCCACGGTCGCTGTCCCCGGCGCGCCCGCCCCGGTCAGCGACATCCTGGCCGGCCTCGGCGCCGCCCACCCCGGCGCCCGCGACCGCCTGATCACGGACCGGGGCTGCCTGCGGCCTCACGTGAACATCTTCGTGGACGGCGAGAACATCCGCTTCCTGAGCGGCCTGGACACGCCCGTGCCTAACGGCGCCGAAGTCGTCGTCCTCCCCGCCGTAAGCGGCGGCTGACCGCAAGCCACGGACGACTTGGACGGCCGCGCACGGAAGCAATTGAACGGCAGCCGATGCGGGGACCGGCGGCTAGGCAGTCCCACGTGACCGGGACACCCACCTGCGGCGCCCCTTCGGTGTCCAGCCCCACACGTTGAACGGGCACTCTTGGGGGAGGAAGTCGATGTCCAAATCCCTCCCGACCATCGAGCGAACTGCTGCGTAGAGACCGCGCTTGTGAGATGTTCCTCGCGGATCGCGCGTGGTCCGGTTGAAGCGATACGTGACCGCGCCGAGAAGTACATCCGCCAACTGATGACAACGGCTGTCCCGTGGATCGCTCGGCCGCACGCGTGTCAGCTCGAGAGGGACTCGAAACTCAGATCGCAGCCCTCCGGCGACGGTGGTCTCCAGAACCTCCGTGCTGAACTCGTACTGATCCGTCGTGGCGCCAATCACCAATCGAAATCCGCCCGGGTCCGTTACGGCGAGTGCAAGGCTCTTCCTGAGGAAGAAGTAGCAAAACTTGTAGAATCCCTGTTCGGCGGTCGCCGCGCCGCTGGGCGGGTGCTTGAGTGGATACGTCGCAGTGTCAACAACCATCGCGCGAAAATCGAGGTTGAGATGATCGAACTGCGCTGCAAAATCGCAGTACCGGTCCAGTTCTCGGCGTGAACACGACTTCCAACTCAAGGAACGCTCCCCAAGGCCGCGCTCATCGCAGAATTCAGCGAGTACGACTTCAGCTCGAGCCATCGCGCGTGTCGATCCGATCAAGGCACCGAAGCCCAGAAAGCGTTCTCCGGTAGCACTCTCATCGGCATATACCGTGTACTCCCGCCCCACCAACCTTACCTCACGCTCCAGCAACTCGGGTCAGACGGACCTGAGACCGCCCGACACGTCCGCCAATAACTGGGCAGGAACTCGCCGAAACTGCATCGACCCTCCTAGCCCACGCCGCAACCGCCGAACTCGGCTTTGACGTCGCGATCACTCTCGAGGGAGACGTCTCCCCCGAGGCCCGTGCGGCGATCAACGCCGCTCTCGCCAACATCTCTCCCGACCTTAGGTCGACCTAACTCCACCCCCAAACCACCGACGAATCAACCCGCGTAGACCAGCCACTCCTCCCCCTTCGGCTCCGTCCCCTTCAATCGCCTCCTCGTTCCGTCCCGCTTCCCGTCGCACCTGCTCGAATTCGCCTCTTGTTCTTTCCATGATCCACCGAAGCAGGTCATTGAATTGCTTCTTCAACTCCTCCAGGTCACTACCGTCATACTCAATAGTGCGTCTCGAACTGAGGGGGCCGAAGTCGGCAACAAATTCCCATCGGCTGGCATCCTTCCGACATTCGCCGTTGACTTCGACATTCACGGCCGTCTCTGTTGTCAAGAAATCACTCACTATGTATTCGAATCTTCCGCGTATGTACTGCACCTCCATGGGAATCGGGAACTCGTCAACCTCGAGATCCTCCCACAAATGCGTGAACAGTTTCCCGTCGTCCCCCTGGCCTGCCACCTCCCCATATGCCTTGATCACTTTGGCGAAGACATCTGGGGTGAAGGCGGTGAGTTTTTTCACGCAGTACCTTCTGAGGGGGAGCATGACTGTGTCGAAGTATGTCCTGCCGTCAAACGGCGTGTTCTCACCGGCCTCACGGCGCACAGTCTGCCTAAAGATCTCGATTTCCTTGTCGATGTCGTGGGGATCTTCTATGGATTCTCCGCGTGCGGCTCGGAGATGTAGGTTGAGCGAATACTTACAGGAAGATGCAATGAATTCTATGAATTGCGAGAGAGTGTTGGCTTGAGCAGCGTGTTCAATCTCTTGAATGTACCGATCTCGGTTCGTCGTTTCGATGATAGCCACGGTATATCCGTGTCGGATGAGGATCATATTCATCAGGAGGCGCGCCAAGCGGCCGTTTCCGTCATCGAACGGATGAATCCGCACGAATCGGTAGTGGAACGTGGCTGCGACCACAATCGGATGCTCGCCGGAATCTTCTTGGTCTCGATACCAGTCGATGAGATCCTGCATCTCCGCAGCCACCTGCTCAGGCGGCGTGTAATAGTGGATCTCTCCGGTGCTCGTTCGAACGTTGTTGGGGGCAGTCTTGTATTGACCCACGGAAATGAGGCGTTTCGTGCGTCGCCCGTCCGGCGTCAGCGCTTCCATTTCGTATGGTTCGCGAAGGAGCACTTCGTGAAGTCGGCGGATGAAAACGCCGTTCAACGCGTCGCCGCGCTTGACGGCATCCTCGATCGTCTTGAAGGCAGCGTCGTGACCTTCAATATCGAGATGGTCGCGGAGTGGTTTTCCGTGAGCCGTGAGACCGTGAAGAATGAGGCTCCGCGTTTCGCCCAACGTGAGGATATTGCCCTCGATGGCGTTAGAGTGGTAGTTGGAGTCCAGCCTGATCTTCTGCGCAACGCGGGCCGTAACCTCCGGGGGCAGGGGTCGGAGCCGGTCCAAATCGGCCCTGAGAGCGTCGATGGTGGCGATGACGTCGCCGGTCATTTCTCCTCGCTTTCGGCGTCGGCGTAACGTTGACGTGATAGGAGCCGGTGCCTCGCTGGCGGCGAGACCCGCCCCGCCCTCACCCATGATCGCGGTGCGGCGTTACGGATTCCCGAAAATAGCCTCGTTGCGCCCTCGAATGCGACACGGCAAAGAATGTGACAGCATCGTTTGATCGGGATCCGATACGCAGGGTAGCGGTTTCGAGACGGCGGGACCGGTATCGTCCGCATGATGGGGGACGAAGGGGGTGTTCCTGATACGGGCGGGCGGGCGCGGTTGTGAGCGGCACCGACATCGCGATGCGCCCCGCCGTGAGCTGCGGCTGATCTTCTGAGCTTCAGGCGTCGGTGTCGAGCAGGACCTTGCCGAACGACTGGTTGGACTCGACGTAGCGGTGGGCCTCGGCGGCCTCGGCGAGGGGGAAGACGCGGTCGATGACGGGGCGGAGGTGGGAGGGGTCGCCCTCCGGCGCCGTGAAGCCGGGGAGGAAGCGGGTCGCGAACATGTCCGTGAGGGTCGCCTTCTCCGCCTTCGAGCGGGCGCGGAGGACGGTGCCGACGACGGTCGCGCGCTTCCCCATCAGCGTGCGGAGGTTGGCCTCGACCTTCATGCCGCCCATGACGCCGACGATGACGAGGCGGCCGAGGGTGGCGAGGCTCGCCATGTTCGCCTCCCAGTAGGGGGCGCCGACGGTGTCGAGGATGACGTCGGCGCCGGCCCGGTCGGTGTGGCGGGCGACCTCGTCGGCGAAGGAGCCGGCCCGGCGGTCGACGGCGAGGTCGCACGGCAGTCCGGCTTCGCGGATGCGGTCGAGCTTGGCCGCCGACGCCGTGGCGATGATCGCGCCCGCCCCGCTCGCGCGC encodes:
- the leuB gene encoding 3-isopropylmalate dehydrogenase, translating into MDGRILFLPGDGIGPEVLLEARRVLEAVGGIYGHRFDIIEAPIGDGALERFGDPLPEETRALAVEVDAVLVGAVGLAVRSVDGTEVDASRGLLDLRRLLGNHANIRPVSVPEALVGRSPLRPERVRGVDLVVVRELLGGIYYGRPRGIEDGVAFDTETYAEEEVRRISVSAFELARTRRRKVTSIDKANVLESSIFWRRIAEEVARDYPDVEFSSMLVDNCAMQLIQDPRQFDVLLTSNMFGDILSDEAAVLVGSLGMLPSASVGGDTGLYEPVHGAAPDIAGRGIANPIGAILSVAMMLELTFALPEEAGAVQSAVNRVLEDGYGTADLHADGGPAAVSTARMGELIVRALRAAGATGR
- a CDS encoding rhomboid family intramembrane serine protease — protein: MTRVVGQLLLVNILMYVLTRGNPALFRELWLVPAQVLTKPWTLLTYQFLHDLGGLSHILFNMLALFFFGRKLEMLLGSKSFLKLYLTAGFAGALVHILWTLLAMSQGGLHVPMVGASAAVYGVLFGYAKYWPRDRVLLWMVVPVQVRHLVIGLTVLSLWLGLGGAGGGVAHFAHLGGFLGGWLFLRLRATRSAAAQFRKKAESPGVRMGERELNVKWGRIEPGALHPVNRAEYERIADKLKAAGWSALTDRERTFVERFGGGFG
- a CDS encoding DUF72 domain-containing protein, giving the protein MQVWIGTSGYSYPAWKGSFYPEDLPNKEMLSFYGRRLRAVEINNTFYRMPRESVLENWADAVPDGFRFALKASRRITHFKRLQNAEEETEYLVQTASVMADRAGVILYQLPPNFKRDDERLARFVDQLPNPGTSAFEFRHASWFDEAVFDILRARNSALCLAETDDGDDAPLVETADWTYLRLRRSAYSTEELEAWAERLRASGWDRIYAFFKHEDAGVGPALAGQFTKMTDEMTAKMTEGTHA
- a CDS encoding ubiquitin-like small modifier protein 1, which codes for MRETRERIVPSGTPAAGLVRVTLPAALTEFTGGRSTVAVPGAPAPVSDILAGLGAAHPGARDRLITDRGCLRPHVNIFVDGENIRFLSGLDTPVPNGAEVVVLPAVSGG
- a CDS encoding Fic family protein encodes the protein MTGDVIATIDALRADLDRLRPLPPEVTARVAQKIRLDSNYHSNAIEGNILTLGETRSLILHGLTAHGKPLRDHLDIEGHDAAFKTIEDAVKRGDALNGVFIRRLHEVLLREPYEMEALTPDGRRTKRLISVGQYKTAPNNVRTSTGEIHYYTPPEQVAAEMQDLIDWYRDQEDSGEHPIVVAATFHYRFVRIHPFDDGNGRLARLLMNMILIRHGYTVAIIETTNRDRYIQEIEHAAQANTLSQFIEFIASSCKYSLNLHLRAARGESIEDPHDIDKEIEIFRQTVRREAGENTPFDGRTYFDTVMLPLRRYCVKKLTAFTPDVFAKVIKAYGEVAGQGDDGKLFTHLWEDLEVDEFPIPMEVQYIRGRFEYIVSDFLTTETAVNVEVNGECRKDASRWEFVADFGPLSSRRTIEYDGSDLEELKKQFNDLLRWIMERTRGEFEQVRREAGRNEEAIEGDGAEGGGVAGLRGLIRRWFGGGVRST
- a CDS encoding NAD(P)H-quinone oxidoreductase, with translation MRAIRVREPGGPEVLELVEREDPVAGAGEVRVRVRCAGINRADLLQRMGRYPAPAGAPPDIPGLEFAGEIEAVGAGVVGWSEGDCVMGILGGGGYGERVAVPAGQLLPVPPTLSWTEAGAIPEVFLTAADALIERGRLCPGDTVLVHTAGGGVGTAALQLARASGAGAIIATASAAKLDRIREAGLPCDLAVDRRAGSFADEVARHTDRAGADVILDTVGAPYWEANMASLATLGRLVIVGVMGGMKVEANLRTLMGKRATVVGTVLRARSKAEKATLTDMFATRFLPGFTAPEGDPSHLRPVIDRVFPLAEAAEAHRYVESNQSFGKVLLDTDA